From one Triticum aestivum cultivar Chinese Spring chromosome 4B, IWGSC CS RefSeq v2.1, whole genome shotgun sequence genomic stretch:
- the LOC123094118 gene encoding uncharacterized protein: MPRSTDRRAMLGCFPAVVAGRRPPRSPPSGLLNLTYDDGSTSTSVSVSPPSSASTSSPAFLDEVDPDDADAQADLSSAIASRRLSLAPPGRSNSIVDSSSPEHAAAPCHGGTTCSVPPSQEAVRSVTLSTDAPRAEFLKSMLEMAEALGLDPRRGADRARMHDLLLWYIAINDSDTLRDILGAFTELLCILNGNTTGDGDGTAPPATADRATHR; this comes from the coding sequence ATGCCAAGAAGCACGGACCGCCGCGCAATGCTCGGCTGCTTCCCCGCCGTCGTGGCCGGCCGGAGGCCCCCCAGGTCACCGCCGTCGGGGCTCCTTAACCTCACCTACGACGacggctccacctccacctccgtctccgtctcgccgccctcctccgcctccacctcctccccggcCTTCCTCGACGAGGTCgaccccgacgacgccgacgcgcAGGCCGACCTGTCCTCCGCCATCGCGTCCCGCCGCCTCTCCCTCGCGCCCCCCGGCCGTTCCAACTCCATCGTCGACTCCTCCTCCCCCGAGCACGCCGCCGCTCCCTGCCACGGCGGCACCACGTGCAGCGTGCCACCGTCGCAGGAGGCGGTGCGGAGCGTGACGCTGTCGACGGACGCTCCCCGCGCCGAGTTCCTCAAGTCCATGCTGGAGATGGCGGAGGCGCTGGGGCTGGACCCGCGCCGCGGCGCCGACCGCGCGCGCATGCACGACCTCCTCTTGTGGTACATCGCCATCAACGACAGCGACACGCTCAGGGACATCCTCGGCGCATTCACCGAGCTCCTCTGCATCCTCAACGGCAACAccaccggcgacggcgacggcactGCGCCACCAGCGACAGCAGACAGAGCGACGCATAGGTAG